A genome region from Aestuariivirga litoralis includes the following:
- the phoU gene encoding phosphate signaling complex protein PhoU, which translates to MSDHILKAYDDDLAALKSMLSEMGGLCEEQLQHAMTALVKRDTKLADSVIGGDDKIDAMEVAIEERAVVTIAKRQPMARDLRNIMVAIRIASDLERIGDLAKNVAKRAHAVNERMPRSLSSGVERMGQLSQAQLKLVLDAFAANDAEKALEVWRHDEDIDALYNSIFRELLTYMMEDPRMIGACTHLLFATKNIERIGDHATNIAENIYYLVHGKPLRDERPKKDKTSITPFDGK; encoded by the coding sequence ATGTCTGACCATATTCTCAAAGCCTATGATGATGATCTTGCCGCGCTGAAATCGATGCTGTCCGAGATGGGCGGCCTCTGCGAAGAGCAGCTGCAGCACGCCATGACGGCCCTCGTCAAGCGTGACACCAAGCTGGCTGACAGCGTGATCGGTGGCGATGACAAGATTGATGCGATGGAAGTGGCCATTGAAGAACGCGCGGTGGTGACCATTGCCAAACGCCAGCCGATGGCACGCGACCTGCGCAACATCATGGTGGCGATCCGCATCGCATCTGACCTTGAACGTATTGGTGACCTTGCCAAGAACGTGGCCAAGCGCGCCCATGCCGTGAATGAGCGCATGCCGCGCAGCCTGTCTTCGGGTGTGGAACGCATGGGCCAGCTTTCGCAGGCTCAGCTCAAGCTGGTGCTGGATGCCTTTGCTGCCAATGACGCCGAGAAGGCTCTCGAAGTCTGGCGCCATGACGAGGACATCGACGCGCTGTACAATTCGATCTTCCGCGAACTTCTCACTTATATGATGGAAGACCCACGGATGATTGGCGCCTGCACGCATCTGCTGTTTGCGACCAAGAATATCGAACGCATCGGCGATCACGCCACCAATATTGCCGAGAACATCTATTACCTGGTGCATGGAAAGCCGCTGCGGGACGAGCGCCCGAAGAAGGACAAGACCAGCATCACGCCGTTCGACGGCAAGTAG